The Halobacillus amylolyticus nucleotide sequence TAATTTGGACAAGGGATACATAATCATCGACCACGCGCTCCTCTTCCTCATCTTCAGCTTCAGCGAGAACACCAATCCCAGCTACTTCCGCATTGAATTCTGTAAGCAGGTTTTTCATGCCATTGATCGTACCACCTGCTTTCATAAAATCATCAATAATACAAACCTTTGACCCTTCTGCAAGAGAACGCTTCGTTAATACCATTGTTTGTATTTTCTTCGTGGACCCTGACACATAATTAATACTAACGGTAGATCCTTCAGTAACTTTTGGATCCCGCCGTACAATGACAACAGGAACATTCAAATAAGCAGCTACAGCATAAGCTAGCGGGATTCCTTTGGTGGCAACCGTCATAACTGCATCAATTTCTTTGTCAGCAAACACAGAGGCAAATAGACGGCCGATATTACGCACCGTTCCTGGCTCTCCTAAAATGTCACTCATAAATAAATATCCACCTGGAAGAAGCCGAGCTGGATCCTCAAGCCGTTCACAAAGTTCATTAACAAACTGTTGACTGTATTCCTTTGAAAATGCAGGAATGTACTTCACTCCACCTGCAGCCCCAGAAACGGATTCCAGATACCCGATACCCTCTTTTTGAAACATTTTATTCAGTATTCCTAAATCTTCACTTATAGAAGATTTAGCTGCTTCATATTTCTCTGATAAAAAAGGAAGAGAAACTAATTCACGTGGACGATCTAACACATAGTGCGTCATGGCAACTAATCGATCACTTCTTTTCATGAAAAGACACCTCAAAATCCGAATGTTATTATTATAAGATACCAGATTTGTACGGCTTTCATCAAGTGATAATACTATTTAATGCGAATTAATGAACTAGCGCAAGTACCCATACACTCGTCATAAGCATTGCGATTCACCCTCCTTTGGAAAGCTACTCCGCTGTGCTGCTTCCGCGGCCGCCAGTTTCTGACGTGTTTCCTAAATGATTTCCCTGTTTCCCAGCATTCTGACCATATAAACCTCTGTACAAAACCCCTTTAGGCTATTATAAATCCTCTGTGCTCTAGCATCTTGACCCACTAGTGCAAATACAGTCGGGCCACTCCCGCTCATCAACACAGCATCCGCTCCTGCCTGGCGCATTTGTTCCTTAATTTGATTAACTTCAGGGTGCAGTTTGGTTGTTACACCTTCAAGAGCATTTCCTACATGGGCACAAATGGCATCAAAGTCCCCCTGTTTCAAGGCCTCCATCATCCCGTTCGTATTAGGGTGGAAAGCTGTTTTGGCATCGAGCTTTTGATAGATGGTCTGTGTCGATACACCAAGGGTCGGCTTAGCTAGGACGACCCAGCAAGGAGGCGGCGACGGAAGTTCAAAGATTTGCTCCCCGCGCCCTTTAGCTAAAGCTGTTCCACCATAAACACAAAAAGATACATCTGAACCGATTTTAGCGCCAAGCTCTGCAAGTTCGTGTAAACTGGCATTGATACCCCAAATTTTGTTCACCCCTCTGAGCACTGCAGCTGCATCACTGCTTCCACCAGCTAAACCAGCAGCAACCGGGATATTTTTTTCAATAAAAATTCGGACACCTTTGTTGATTTTATAATGATCCTTCATTAACTTTGCTGCCCGATAAGCAAGGTTCCGTTCATCATTTGGTACAAAACGGCTCTCTGACTCCACCCGAATTGCTCCACTTCTTAATCTAGACAGCTCAATTCGATCGGCAAGGTCAACCGTTGTCATCACCATCTCCACCTCATGAAATCCATCTTTCCGCTTATGTAAAACGTCCAAAGATAAATTAATTTTGGCCGGCGCCTTCTCCAAAATTTCCATTTCTACACCCACTTCTCACATATTCTTCTGAAAGCATTGTATCATAAAACCCAGAGAAGCGAATGCGAGTCATTAGCATAAATCAACATGACTCAAAAGTGAATTGACATAAAAAACTCCCCAGCATATATCCATACTGAGGAGAGTTCAGTTTACAACTGATCTTTTTTCATCTGTTCTTCTGCCATTTGAATGGCTCGCTTTACCATATTTCCAGCGTCACGGGTAGTAATCCCGCCCCAACCTTCGCTTTGCACCTTGTCGTAAAATCCAAGTTCTTTTGCGATTTCCTCTTTCAACGAATCGGACATCATGCTTCCTCTGCGTCCCATCGTCTTCAGCTCCTTTCGCCCTCACTTAGCTACGACAAGCATAGTATATGTTGTGTACTTTTTTTCATTCCGGCATATCTATGTAGTACTGGCAACTCTTTCTTAGGGTAAAGTTTATTTCTTTTCATAAAATAAAAAAAGCAGCAACCCTGAGGTTACTGCTCCATAGCCATTGTTGATAAATCATCGAAGTTTAATTCGACTGTCTCTGTGAGTACATCTGCATAACTATAAGATACACGTTCGAAAGCATTTTCTTCTTGGTCTAATTCAA carries:
- the purR gene encoding pur operon repressor; translated protein: MKRSDRLVAMTHYVLDRPRELVSLPFLSEKYEAAKSSISEDLGILNKMFQKEGIGYLESVSGAAGGVKYIPAFSKEYSQQFVNELCERLEDPARLLPGGYLFMSDILGEPGTVRNIGRLFASVFADKEIDAVMTVATKGIPLAYAVAAYLNVPVVIVRRDPKVTEGSTVSINYVSGSTKKIQTMVLTKRSLAEGSKVCIIDDFMKAGGTINGMKNLLTEFNAEVAGIGVLAEAEDEEEERVVDDYVSLVQIINVDDRDAKIEVHEGNLLSRIN
- the ispE gene encoding 4-(cytidine 5'-diphospho)-2-C-methyl-D-erythritol kinase, whose amino-acid sequence is MEILEKAPAKINLSLDVLHKRKDGFHEVEMVMTTVDLADRIELSRLRSGAIRVESESRFVPNDERNLAYRAAKLMKDHYKINKGVRIFIEKNIPVAAGLAGGSSDAAAVLRGVNKIWGINASLHELAELGAKIGSDVSFCVYGGTALAKGRGEQIFELPSPPPCWVVLAKPTLGVSTQTIYQKLDAKTAFHPNTNGMMEALKQGDFDAICAHVGNALEGVTTKLHPEVNQIKEQMRQAGADAVLMSGSGPTVFALVGQDARAQRIYNSLKGFCTEVYMVRMLGNREII
- a CDS encoding small, acid-soluble spore protein, alpha/beta type, translating into MGRRGSMMSDSLKEEIAKELGFYDKVQSEGWGGITTRDAGNMVKRAIQMAEEQMKKDQL